Below is a genomic region from Methanosphaera sp. ISO3-F5.
ATAAGCTTCTGTAGTATTAACTCTTCCACATTCACTACAAATAGGATTATATGGTAACCAATTATCTTTAAGTGGATGTTCACGATATTGATTGAATATTTCTCTAATACGTTCTGCATTTTCTAATGCAATTTTTGTAGCTTCAGTATAAAATCCATTTTTATACATATATGCTCCACTTTTAATTTCAAGATCTTGAATATCAAAAGATTCTAAAGCAGAAGTAAATGGTTTTTGGAAATGTTCAACAAAATTGTCACAACAACCTTCAGGACATGGAATTTCATAGTAAGGTTGTCCGAGGTATTTGTCATATGATTCTGGTAAAGGGTAAGGTACTTTTCTTAGAGGATCATAATCATCAGCTATCCACAGTGTTCTTGCATTTTCACCTAATTTTCTTAATTCTTTACTTACAGCATTTGCAATGAACACGTCACAACTATTACCTATATGTACTGACCCAGATATTGAAGTTCCACTTCCAATTACGTATTCATCTCTTCCTTCTTTACTTAATTCTTCAGCAATTCTTTCAGTCCAATGTTTACTCATCTATATCACAATAATTCCTTTTTTATAAAATTTAAAGTTAACTAATAAATTAAAATAATTTTTAAATAAAAATAATCTATTTTTCATTATATGAAAAAATCATTAATAATATATCTATGTAATTTCTAGTTTATAATTTTATCATAAATAGTCACTTTTTTTAATATTAAAAATATAACTATATAATATATAAAATTTTTAGTAATGTGAATAAACATGTATGTAATAATAGTAGGTGCAGGAAGAGTAGGGCTAAATCTTGCAGAATCATTAATACATGAAGGGTTAAGTGTAACAATAATTGAAAATGATTCTACAATATCCGAAGAAGTAGCAGAGGAAACTAAAGCAATGGTAATTAATGGTGATGCAACAAGTGTACAAATATTAGAAGATGCAGATATATCTGATGCTGATGTTTTTGTAGCTGCAACTGGTGATGATAAGGTTAATCTTTTAGCAGCAGTACTTAGTCAAAGTTATAGTAATATTCAAAAAAGAATTGTCAGAGTAAATGATTTGGAACACGAAAAGGCATTCAAAAATGTTGGAATAGATATTACAGTAAGTCCTGAAGCAGCAGTAGCAAGATACTTGGAAAGAATAATTACTCGACCAAAAATAGCTGATTTAATAGTTTTAGGAAGAGGTTCAACAGAATTACTTGAATTAAACTTAGAAAATAAGAAGTTATTTGGAAAAAAAGTTCTGGATTATAGTCCGACTGAAAATTTTATTGTATGTGCTGTTTATGATGATAATGAACTTGTTATTCCTCAACAAGACACATTATTCAAAGAAAATCAGAAAATATCTGTTATCACAAAATCAAATTATATTCAAGAAGTTACAAAGTTTTTTGCACCATAATCTTTTATTATAAGAGAATGGATTAATAGGAATAATTCCTATTACTTCTCTGCCTATAGGAGGACAGTACTTTTTTTTTTAGTCAAACACTGTTTTTTCAGCTTTATCTAGCCAATTATTAACTATTTTTATTGCACAATAATTACCACACATGGTACATGTGTCATCAGCTTCTGGTGGTCTTTTGTCTCTGATTGCCTTAGCATCATTAGGCCACATTGCATGTTCATATTGTTCTGTCCAATTTAAAGATTTTCTTGCATCAGCCATTTTAATATCTTCTTCTCCAAATCTTTCAAGATCTATTGCAAGGTCTCCTGCATGGGCACCTATTCTTGTAGCTATTACTCCTTCACGTACATCTTCTTTATCTGGTAATGCAAGATGTTCTGCTGGTGTAACATAACATATGAAATCTGCACCATATCTTGCACATTGTGCTGCACCTATTGCGGATACAATATGATCATATGCTGGTGCAATATCGGTTACAATTGGTCCTAGCATATAAAATGGCGCATTTTTACACATTTTCTTTTGTATGTTTATGTTAGTTTCAATTTCATTGATTGGTATGTGTCCTGGTCCTTCTACTATTGTTTGCACTCCTCTTTCTCTTGCCCTGTCAACAAGTTCTCCTAAAACTATTAGTTCTTGTATTTGTGCACGGTCTGTTGAATCAGTTAATGCTCCTGCTCTCATAGC
It encodes:
- a CDS encoding NAD-binding protein, whose amino-acid sequence is MYVIIVGAGRVGLNLAESLIHEGLSVTIIENDSTISEEVAEETKAMVINGDATSVQILEDADISDADVFVAATGDDKVNLLAAVLSQSYSNIQKRIVRVNDLEHEKAFKNVGIDITVSPEAAVARYLERIITRPKIADLIVLGRGSTELLELNLENKKLFGKKVLDYSPTENFIVCAVYDDNELVIPQQDTLFKENQKISVITKSNYIQEVTKFFAP